One window from the genome of Methanomassiliicoccales archaeon encodes:
- a CDS encoding fibronectin type III domain-containing protein — MKAITGRGFLILVSFSLVISIFASVGSIGDVQASEPTYVSHSPIHIASNDDLLALKASGGCTGSGTANDPYVISGFDISGNTTSAGGAGIYVSGITVHLVISNCYLHGNNNGVEIVRSSHVTVTDSNCSGNDPYGIFLNNTGYDTLTDNVCIDAAHGIYTFGSSNNIMKNNTCRATRACAIMMAGSSSNNVLSNNICYSSGDNGIYVLNGSNYNTLTNNTLRDNVGHGIHLANSDYNNVYGNVIVGNNGSSSVYNALHPQCADTGVGNRWNTGSSGNYWSDWTTPDANIDGIVDNPYPIGEGSSKDNHPLVNVPGTTVPGAPTNLTFSVDNGQVGLAWNAPADDGGAEIDYYVVYQNNADVAHVDSTSTIINNLTNGRSYGFAVAAHNSVGTGPKTAAVSVTPNPAPTVPGVPTGLTSVPGNAHVSLSWTTPDGAGGVAIDYYIVYQDGIDISHPATESQNVTGLTNGQSYSFTVAAHNSVGVGGQTTADTATPTSGVEVPGVPTDLTITEGDGTVTLSWTAPSNSSNIDYYIVYQNEVDVRHTSFTTVTITGLTNGENYTFAVAAHNSGGVGTQSSTQTVSNGAASPNGANATNGSNLLYFSVVLAILAVAMVAGFLVLRRSKRKL, encoded by the coding sequence ATGAAGGCAATTACTGGCAGGGGATTTCTGATCCTCGTATCATTTTCACTGGTCATATCGATCTTCGCTTCAGTGGGAAGCATTGGTGATGTGCAGGCGAGCGAACCGACCTATGTGTCACATTCGCCGATCCACATCGCCAGTAACGACGATCTCTTGGCACTGAAGGCATCAGGTGGCTGCACCGGCTCGGGAACGGCGAACGACCCTTATGTGATAAGCGGTTTTGACATATCGGGGAACACGACCAGCGCGGGCGGCGCAGGCATATACGTCAGTGGTATCACCGTTCATCTGGTCATCAGCAATTGCTACCTGCACGGTAACAACAATGGAGTCGAGATCGTCAGATCGAGCCATGTCACCGTGACCGACAGCAACTGCAGCGGCAATGATCCTTACGGTATCTTCCTGAACAATACTGGGTATGACACACTTACCGATAACGTCTGCATCGATGCCGCCCATGGCATTTACACGTTCGGCTCGAGCAACAACATCATGAAGAATAACACGTGCCGGGCGACCAGGGCCTGCGCCATAATGATGGCCGGATCCTCAAGCAATAATGTCCTATCCAACAACATCTGCTATTCCAGCGGCGACAACGGGATCTACGTGCTCAACGGTTCAAATTACAACACCCTAACCAACAATACGCTGAGGGACAACGTCGGGCATGGTATCCATCTCGCTAATTCCGACTATAACAATGTGTATGGCAACGTCATTGTCGGGAACAATGGATCGTCGTCCGTGTACAACGCGTTGCATCCCCAATGCGCCGATACCGGCGTGGGCAACCGTTGGAACACCGGATCGTCCGGAAACTACTGGAGCGACTGGACGACACCAGACGCCAACATTGATGGCATAGTGGATAACCCCTATCCGATCGGCGAGGGCAGCAGCAAGGACAACCATCCCCTGGTCAACGTTCCGGGCACTACCGTTCCCGGCGCCCCTACCAATCTGACCTTCTCAGTGGATAATGGACAGGTAGGCCTTGCATGGAACGCGCCGGCCGATGACGGCGGAGCGGAGATCGACTACTACGTCGTCTACCAGAACAACGCCGATGTGGCGCACGTCGATTCCACCTCGACCATTATCAACAACCTAACGAATGGTCGGTCCTATGGCTTTGCCGTCGCGGCGCACAATTCCGTAGGGACTGGACCGAAGACGGCCGCCGTTTCGGTTACTCCGAACCCGGCCCCGACGGTTCCCGGCGTCCCAACCGGTCTGACCTCGGTACCAGGCAACGCCCACGTCTCCCTATCATGGACTACCCCAGATGGTGCCGGAGGGGTTGCGATCGATTACTACATCGTGTATCAGGACGGGATCGACATATCCCACCCGGCAACGGAATCGCAGAATGTCACCGGTCTGACCAACGGACAATCGTACAGCTTTACCGTGGCGGCACATAATTCGGTAGGGGTCGGAGGCCAAACGACGGCTGACACGGCCACGCCTACCTCCGGCGTCGAGGTACCCGGTGTACCGACCGACCTGACCATAACGGAAGGGGATGGGACCGTCACCCTGTCCTGGACCGCCCCATCGAACAGTTCCAACATCGATTATTACATCGTTTACCAGAACGAGGTCGATGTACGTCATACGTCCTTCACCACCGTCACCATCACCGGCCTGACCAACGGCGAGAACTATACCTTCGCGGTGGCGGCCCACAATTCGGGCGGCGTCGGAACCCAGTCATCGACCCAAACGGTATCGAACGGTGCGGCAAGCCCCAACGGTGCAAACGCGACAAATGGCAGCAACCTGTTATATTTCTCCGTGGTCCTGGCTATTTTGGCGGTTGCCATGGTCGCGGGATTCCTGGTCTTGAGGAGGAGCAAGAGGAAGCTGTGA
- a CDS encoding fibronectin type III domain-containing protein: MLLSSSLVVFGMNTATADQTPTVPGVPTGLTAVPGINHVTLNWTAPVSDGGSTIDYYTIYLNNIALPDHYTSLMAEIDGLTEDYRSYGFTVAANNAAGTGPQCDMVYGIPITVPGPPKYIYAIPEDGQINFSWASSEWGGTVLYYIVYKDGIDIVNTSNNNVTITGLNNGQTYVFSFASHNLAGDSAQINIIAIPRAVPEAPTDLSATPGNGQVSLTWTAPANSYAAVIDGYTIYADGNNVWDTTYNSDALATSTIIHLNNGQTYNFTVAAHSFYSTGHSTPFGYIGQQSSGVLATPRPDTTNEPTDLSMTPGNEQVVLSWTPPSYNGGAAIDYYVIYQNNVDVHHNTTTSGIITGLTNGQTYSFTVAAHNSAGIGHNSSAIHSIPYGVPDAPTGLAGALANGKITLNWTAPVFDGGRAIDYYVVYQDGAALPYHLTGPSTIIAGLVNGQQYSFTVSAHNLAGLGTQSTLVTAMPSLAPSAPSAPTALLTNAGNARASLTWTAPTNNGSSSIDYYIVYQDGIDIAHPSSTSHVVTGLTNGVSYSFKVAAHNTAGTGPQTSSASATPSALTTILTVPNTPTGLTASPGEGQVSLSWTTPDSDGGAAIDFYIVYQDGSDVQHPTMTSAIITGLTNGQTYDLSIAAHNQIGTGLKTSSISATPNLSPTVPGEPIGLIATPGNSQVSLTWSAPGNDGGSVIDYYLVYIDGTARSEHCLTTSTTIQDLMNDHQYSFAIVAHNSIGIGELSSAVMATPTTISKIPEVPTGLVAAPGNGQVSLSWITPNNNGGAIIDFFIVYQDGVDTIHSVTTSGIVTGLTNGKTCNFTVAAHNSIGTGAQTTAVAVTPISSVAVPGKPTNLITTIDIAKVTLSWTAPADVSSIDYYIVYQNGIDIKHTSGTSAMITGLTEGESYSFAVAAHSSGGVGAQSSALTISPSNSDGATAPSGNDNLAYLSIALALLAVAIIGLIIVIRNRKNGQ, encoded by the coding sequence ATGCTACTTTCTAGTTCACTGGTAGTTTTCGGAATGAATACGGCAACCGCGGACCAAACTCCGACTGTGCCAGGAGTCCCGACCGGGCTCACAGCAGTCCCTGGTATTAACCATGTGACACTGAATTGGACTGCGCCAGTTTCTGATGGAGGCAGTACTATTGACTATTATACAATCTACCTAAATAATATCGCACTCCCAGATCATTACACTAGCCTTATGGCGGAAATCGATGGATTGACAGAAGATTATCGTTCATATGGATTCACAGTAGCGGCAAATAACGCTGCTGGGACTGGTCCACAATGTGATATGGTATACGGCATACCCATTACCGTTCCAGGACCTCCCAAGTATATTTACGCAATCCCTGAAGATGGGCAGATCAATTTTAGTTGGGCTAGTTCAGAATGGGGCGGCACTGTACTCTATTACATCGTTTATAAGGATGGTATCGATATTGTGAATACATCCAACAACAACGTGACGATCACTGGCTTAAACAATGGCCAGACATACGTTTTTTCTTTTGCGAGCCATAATCTTGCGGGAGACAGCGCACAAATCAATATCATAGCGATTCCGAGAGCAGTTCCCGAAGCACCGACCGATCTTTCAGCGACCCCTGGCAACGGCCAAGTGTCTCTAACTTGGACCGCCCCTGCCAATAGCTACGCGGCCGTCATCGATGGGTACACAATATATGCGGACGGGAATAATGTATGGGATACCACCTACAATTCAGATGCTTTAGCGACATCTACCATAATCCATCTGAACAATGGGCAAACCTACAATTTTACCGTTGCTGCTCACAGCTTTTATTCGACCGGTCATAGTACTCCATTTGGTTATATCGGGCAACAGTCCTCTGGTGTTTTAGCCACTCCGAGACCCGATACAACTAACGAACCAACCGACTTGTCTATGACGCCGGGCAATGAACAAGTCGTGCTATCATGGACACCTCCAAGCTATAATGGAGGGGCGGCGATCGATTATTATGTGATCTATCAAAACAACGTCGATGTCCATCACAACACCACCACTTCAGGAATAATCACGGGATTGACGAATGGTCAAACATATTCATTCACCGTCGCGGCTCATAACAGTGCAGGAATAGGCCATAATTCAAGCGCCATTCATTCAATACCATATGGTGTTCCTGATGCCCCCACCGGGCTGGCTGGGGCTCTCGCCAACGGAAAGATCACCTTGAACTGGACTGCACCTGTCTTCGATGGTGGCAGGGCGATCGATTACTATGTGGTATATCAGGACGGAGCTGCACTGCCTTATCACCTCACCGGTCCATCGACAATAATCGCCGGTTTGGTCAATGGTCAACAATATTCCTTCACCGTTTCCGCCCATAACCTGGCAGGCCTGGGTACACAGTCAACCCTTGTGACTGCTATGCCATCCCTAGCTCCTAGTGCACCAAGCGCCCCGACTGCTCTTTTGACCAATGCTGGAAATGCCCGAGCTTCTCTTACGTGGACAGCACCGACCAACAACGGAAGCTCATCGATCGACTATTATATCGTCTATCAGGATGGCATCGACATTGCTCATCCCTCATCAACAAGCCATGTGGTGACTGGGCTAACGAATGGAGTATCGTACAGCTTCAAAGTGGCTGCGCACAATACAGCTGGAACAGGACCACAGACCTCCAGTGCTTCAGCCACTCCAAGCGCACTGACCACGATCTTAACGGTCCCAAATACGCCGACCGGACTGACCGCTTCCCCGGGTGAAGGCCAGGTGTCTCTATCTTGGACAACGCCGGATAGTGATGGAGGGGCGGCCATCGATTTCTATATCGTCTATCAGGATGGAAGCGATGTTCAACATCCAACGATGACCTCCGCAATCATCACCGGACTAACAAATGGACAGACCTATGATCTCAGCATCGCCGCGCACAACCAGATCGGAACCGGGCTAAAGACCTCAAGCATTTCAGCAACTCCGAATCTATCCCCAACCGTCCCCGGAGAACCTATCGGATTGATCGCCACTCCAGGCAATTCCCAGGTGTCCCTTACCTGGTCAGCCCCGGGAAACGATGGAGGGTCGGTCATTGATTACTATCTGGTATATATCGATGGAACGGCCAGATCCGAACATTGCCTAACAACCTCAACGACGATCCAGGATCTGATGAACGATCATCAGTACAGCTTTGCCATCGTAGCGCATAACTCGATTGGCATCGGTGAATTGTCATCGGCGGTAATGGCGACTCCAACGACCATCTCTAAGATACCGGAGGTTCCGACCGGACTCGTTGCGGCACCAGGAAATGGACAGGTATCACTATCGTGGATCACTCCAAACAATAATGGAGGCGCCATCATCGATTTTTTCATCGTCTATCAGGACGGGGTCGACACCATCCATTCCGTCACAACCTCCGGGATCGTCACCGGCCTGACCAATGGGAAAACGTGCAACTTCACTGTGGCGGCACATAATTCGATCGGAACTGGAGCACAGACAACAGCGGTTGCGGTGACTCCGATTTCGAGCGTTGCAGTCCCGGGAAAGCCCACCAATCTGATCACCACGATAGACATAGCAAAGGTCACGCTGTCCTGGACAGCTCCGGCTGACGTTTCCTCCATTGATTACTACATCGTTTACCAGAACGGCATCGATATCAAGCACACATCCGGAACATCGGCTATGATCACCGGGTTGACGGAAGGGGAGAGCTATTCCTTTGCTGTGGCGGCGCATAGCTCAGGAGGGGTGGGAGCCCAATCATCGGCTCTGACCATCTCCCCTTCGAATTCCGATGGAGCGACGGCGCCCTCTGGTAATGACAACCTGGCCTATCTGTCAATAGCCTTAGCTCTTCTGGCCGTTGCCATAATCGGTTTGATCATCGTGATCAGGAATCGGAAGAATGGACAGTGA
- a CDS encoding universal stress protein — translation MYNRILIPTDGSEYSKEATDHGLALAKMTGAEVTALFVIDEGSILARNMPNVPNLAPTLEDEGAKAVAYIKSEGEKRRVKVKTRIERGSAAQVIIKDTRDFDLVVMGTHGRSGVSKLVMGSVAEKVIRMAECPVLVVRGTVMHRGGPK, via the coding sequence ATGTATAACCGGATATTGATTCCAACAGATGGCAGCGAATATTCAAAAGAGGCAACAGACCACGGATTGGCCTTGGCGAAAATGACCGGTGCGGAGGTTACCGCGCTATTCGTCATCGACGAGGGTTCCATACTCGCCCGGAACATGCCAAACGTTCCCAATCTGGCTCCGACCTTGGAGGATGAAGGTGCCAAGGCCGTGGCCTATATCAAGAGCGAAGGGGAGAAGAGGAGGGTCAAGGTGAAGACCCGGATCGAACGAGGTTCGGCGGCCCAGGTGATAATCAAGGACACCAGGGACTTCGACCTGGTGGTCATGGGCACCCACGGTCGCTCGGGCGTCTCCAAACTGGTGATGGGGAGCGTGGCCGAGAAGGTCATAAGAATGGCCGAATGCCCGGTGCTCGTCGTAAGGGGCACGGTCATGCATAGAGGCGGCCCTAAGTGA
- a CDS encoding ferredoxin yields MVSLRIDEKVCSGCGICYGDECPELFVEGDNGISEILPSFQKGSKSIGDIPADKAASAKSAAMACPNNAITIG; encoded by the coding sequence ATGGTAAGCTTAAGGATAGACGAGAAAGTGTGCAGCGGATGTGGGATTTGTTATGGAGATGAATGTCCAGAGCTATTCGTTGAGGGAGACAATGGCATCAGCGAGATCCTACCATCGTTCCAGAAGGGCAGTAAGTCTATCGGGGACATCCCAGCCGATAAGGCAGCGAGCGCCAAGAGCGCAGCGATGGCCTGCCCAAATAACGCGATCACCATCGGTTGA
- a CDS encoding MarR family transcriptional regulator — translation MDYRDFVIPLKKMRSILDSSMNRTLKDKDFTASQVPFIMEIGENEGISMKNLSTALGVDKGFTTRVVRVLIDNGFVENRGESSRTYRLYLTEKGKEAFDLSTTTLDQALGQIFECLNDEDINNLRKISAKMNKRLDELYKY, via the coding sequence ATGGACTATCGAGACTTTGTCATTCCCCTCAAGAAGATGAGATCGATCCTTGATTCCTCCATGAACCGGACACTGAAGGACAAGGATTTCACTGCGTCTCAGGTGCCTTTCATCATGGAGATCGGCGAGAACGAAGGTATCTCGATGAAGAATCTGAGCACGGCCCTGGGCGTTGACAAAGGATTCACGACCAGAGTGGTGAGGGTCCTCATCGACAATGGCTTCGTGGAGAACAGGGGAGAATCCTCCAGGACATATAGATTGTACCTGACGGAAAAAGGTAAGGAAGCGTTCGATCTCTCGACGACGACCCTGGACCAGGCCCTCGGTCAGATATTCGAATGTTTGAATGACGAGGACATCAACAACCTGAGAAAGATCTCCGCAAAGATGAACAAAAGACTGGATGAGCTGTATAAATATTGA
- a CDS encoding winged helix DNA-binding domain-containing protein, whose protein sequence is MDPLEAVRSLGAVQAQDYTAAMWAIGLRTRNSSAKNVEKALLDRTIVRSPLLRNTIHIVPSENYRWMLNLFSGRMRKNLTSIVRSNHIELAQGTIEKGQEIIRNALQNGNELTRNELGDIMLEKGIKVKGLALLLLVQYAHIDGLICYGPRRGSRQSLALTDEWLPAFRDVGPDEAMDRITIQYFKGHGPATLQDYAWWTGLKISDALNGLERVKAELARLDIDKTTYWMAPHKGKGCRDLPKLWLLPNYDEYAVGYRDRRAMIRPDFRYQPDYARGSIELSNVIVVDGEIVGTWKRVFENRSLQVKVRTFIELNRYEQDLLAEETERYISFMNEP, encoded by the coding sequence ATGGATCCCCTTGAAGCGGTGCGGTCCCTAGGAGCGGTCCAGGCCCAGGATTACACCGCAGCGATGTGGGCGATCGGACTCCGCACTAGGAATTCATCTGCCAAGAATGTCGAAAAAGCTCTCCTCGACCGCACCATAGTCCGATCGCCCCTCCTTCGGAACACCATACACATCGTTCCCTCGGAAAACTATCGATGGATGTTGAACCTGTTCTCAGGGCGGATGCGGAAGAACTTGACGAGCATTGTAAGGTCGAACCATATCGAACTAGCTCAGGGCACGATCGAAAAAGGTCAAGAGATAATCAGAAATGCATTGCAGAATGGGAATGAATTGACCCGCAACGAGCTTGGGGATATCATGCTGGAAAAGGGCATAAAGGTTAAGGGATTGGCCCTGCTGCTATTGGTTCAATATGCCCATATCGATGGACTGATATGCTATGGGCCAAGGAGAGGAAGCCGCCAGTCCCTGGCCCTAACCGATGAATGGCTTCCGGCCTTTCGGGATGTGGGGCCCGATGAGGCAATGGACCGGATAACGATTCAGTATTTCAAAGGGCATGGGCCGGCGACCCTTCAAGACTACGCCTGGTGGACGGGGCTCAAGATATCGGATGCTCTCAATGGACTTGAAAGGGTCAAGGCCGAACTAGCTCGCCTTGATATCGATAAGACCACCTACTGGATGGCGCCCCATAAGGGAAAGGGTTGCAGGGATCTCCCCAAGCTGTGGCTTCTGCCAAATTACGACGAATATGCCGTCGGATACAGAGACCGGCGGGCGATGATCAGACCTGATTTCCGATATCAGCCAGATTATGCTCGGGGAAGCATAGAATTGTCCAACGTCATTGTCGTTGATGGAGAGATCGTAGGCACTTGGAAACGGGTCTTCGAAAATAGGTCGTTGCAGGTGAAGGTCCGGACATTCATCGAGCTAAATAGGTACGAACAGGATCTATTGGCAGAGGAAACAGAAAGGTACATTTCCTTCATGAACGAACCCTGA
- a CDS encoding anion transporter: MQTVMLLALAIFLVTYILISVRRFGKLNLERPVVALFGASLMVVSGVVTADQAFASIQLDILGLLLGMMIIVVSLELCGFFTWVSVRMIRASKNQFQFLVLVMVVTALLSALILNDTVVLLFTPIVIRACRLIKANPIPFLVAEAVSANIGSVATPVGNPQNAFIVTQSHITFAEFTGKLLPVTLMCLIIAIVLIWVVFRKDLRDGCERNGRYWLCERSKPIDAEKAVMEIAPSSVHRSVYLVLGALVLVFIGFVLSPYINLPLAMVAFIGGAAVLMFLPFFNRSIQPVEVLRKVDWTLILFFVGLFVVLKGVETSGLLAEMMGTFQASSGSGLTSIPGLTGFCAILSNLISNVPAVMLLSPFVASVGSNNLWLALVTSSTLAGNATILGAAANVIVVETGNKMGVEVSFWQFMKAGLPITIITLLLSVVMLGML; encoded by the coding sequence ATGCAGACCGTGATGCTGCTGGCATTGGCCATCTTCCTGGTGACCTACATTCTGATCTCGGTTAGGCGATTCGGCAAGCTTAACCTGGAAAGGCCAGTGGTAGCTCTCTTCGGTGCCTCGCTGATGGTCGTATCCGGTGTCGTCACCGCCGACCAGGCCTTCGCCTCCATCCAGTTGGACATCCTGGGCCTGTTGCTCGGCATGATGATCATCGTGGTATCGTTGGAGCTCTGCGGGTTCTTCACCTGGGTATCGGTCAGAATGATAAGGGCCTCAAAGAACCAATTCCAATTCCTGGTTCTGGTGATGGTCGTAACGGCGCTGCTGTCGGCACTGATACTGAACGACACGGTCGTGCTCCTGTTCACACCGATCGTGATCAGGGCCTGCCGTTTGATCAAGGCGAATCCCATACCGTTCCTGGTGGCGGAAGCGGTGTCGGCCAACATCGGCAGCGTGGCCACGCCGGTTGGGAATCCGCAGAACGCATTCATTGTCACCCAGTCCCACATCACCTTCGCCGAATTCACCGGCAAACTGCTTCCAGTGACATTGATGTGCCTGATCATCGCTATCGTCCTAATATGGGTCGTGTTTAGGAAGGACCTGAGGGACGGGTGTGAAAGGAACGGCCGATACTGGCTCTGTGAAAGGAGCAAACCCATTGATGCTGAGAAGGCCGTCATGGAGATAGCCCCCTCGTCGGTTCACCGCTCCGTTTACCTGGTGCTCGGAGCATTGGTTCTGGTCTTCATTGGATTTGTCCTATCCCCTTACATCAACCTGCCACTGGCCATGGTGGCCTTCATCGGTGGAGCGGCCGTCCTCATGTTCCTGCCGTTCTTCAACCGTTCCATCCAGCCAGTGGAGGTGTTGCGCAAGGTCGATTGGACCCTCATCCTGTTCTTCGTCGGGCTTTTCGTGGTACTGAAGGGAGTGGAAACATCCGGCCTGCTGGCAGAGATGATGGGCACTTTCCAGGCCAGCAGCGGTTCGGGCCTTACCAGCATACCCGGGCTGACCGGTTTCTGCGCTATCCTCTCCAATCTGATCAGCAACGTTCCGGCGGTGATGCTGCTGTCTCCCTTCGTGGCCAGCGTCGGCAGCAACAACCTTTGGCTGGCACTGGTCACGAGCTCCACGCTGGCTGGGAACGCCACCATCCTGGGGGCGGCGGCGAACGTGATCGTGGTGGAAACAGGGAACAAGATGGGGGTGGAGGTCTCGTTCTGGCAGTTCATGAAAGCGGGGCTGCCGATCACGATCATCACATTGCTCCTGTCGGTCGTGATGCTGGGGATGCTCTAG
- the map gene encoding type II methionyl aminopeptidase: MDEHALDCVRKAGRIAGEARELGIGLVAPNVPLVKVAEEVEAYICEKGAKVAFPTNLSVNDVAAHFSPNLHDDMRFSVGDVVKVDVGAHVDGYIGDTAATVEVGTKNWTDLIGASARALTFATEMIADGTPVNAIGGAVERSIKESGFRPVVNLNGHEMKQYNLHAGLSIPNFDDGTTTKVRDGMIIAVEPFATNGAGQVDNAKAGNIYRIIRDRQLKDADTMRLFELIKTEFATLPFCERQCQKLNKDAPHLLKNMFRHGVIMSYPMLREARQGMVSQTEHTLVIVKNRCEITTKV, translated from the coding sequence ATGGATGAGCATGCATTGGACTGCGTAAGGAAGGCCGGCCGGATCGCCGGCGAGGCGCGAGAACTGGGCATAGGCCTGGTGGCGCCGAACGTGCCCTTGGTCAAGGTGGCCGAGGAAGTGGAGGCTTACATCTGCGAGAAGGGTGCCAAGGTGGCATTCCCGACCAACCTCAGCGTCAACGACGTGGCGGCGCATTTTTCACCGAACCTGCATGATGACATGCGATTCTCCGTCGGCGACGTGGTCAAGGTCGATGTCGGCGCTCATGTCGACGGATACATCGGCGACACCGCCGCGACGGTCGAGGTGGGCACCAAGAACTGGACCGACCTCATCGGAGCGTCGGCGAGGGCATTGACCTTCGCCACCGAGATGATCGCTGATGGAACGCCGGTGAACGCCATCGGAGGGGCTGTCGAGCGCAGCATCAAGGAGTCCGGTTTTCGGCCCGTGGTCAATCTGAACGGCCATGAGATGAAACAGTACAACCTACATGCAGGGCTCTCGATACCCAACTTTGACGACGGTACGACCACAAAGGTCAGGGACGGAATGATCATCGCGGTAGAGCCTTTCGCCACCAACGGGGCCGGCCAGGTCGACAACGCCAAGGCGGGCAACATCTATCGGATCATCCGCGACCGTCAGCTCAAGGATGCGGACACCATGCGCCTGTTCGAACTGATCAAGACCGAGTTCGCCACACTTCCGTTCTGTGAACGGCAATGCCAGAAGCTGAACAAGGACGCGCCGCACCTTCTGAAGAACATGTTCCGGCATGGTGTCATCATGAGCTACCCGATGCTGCGCGAGGCGCGGCAGGGGATGGTATCTCAGACGGAGCACACGCTCGTCATAGTGAAGAACCGTTGCGAGATCACCACCAAGGTGTAA
- a CDS encoding MDR family MFS transporter, which translates to MNTNDSISWSNIDPKHRRLIMAGLMLGMLAACLDGTIVATSGPNIAAHLGGLGLFSWMFTAYLLCETIAIPIAGKLSDLYGRKPFFLIGLSLFLAGSVGAGFSSSMEMLIIFRAIQGLGAGILMPVATAAIADLYSPIERGKMQGVMGAIFGLGTAAGPILGGLITDYISWNWVFFINVPIVALSLFMIARQFPSVEVVNKKRIDFLGMSVLGLFLLDLLLFFTWAGSEFDWVSYESGSMVLAAAVLLGTFIFLEFRAEDPVIAPRLFKNRTFVCGSFAMLIFGLGMTGAMAYLSMFSIYIFGLSSKEAGYLLIAMVAGLIITATLSGKFVQRTGYRPWVITGPIISCASMAMMSTLGLGDSVWLFVAYIFLLGVGLGCVMAVIMVAVQNSARTDEMGMTTSGVNLFRAIGSTVATAVFASLINLHIDDALKGSLATEVYNAVPHNTDILAYLTVMPQYSSQILTAFADSVDFAFLIGGVILLMMVLVAPFLKGNIVNAEEPQVQTAKEPKDV; encoded by the coding sequence TTGAACACTAACGATTCGATCAGTTGGTCCAACATCGACCCGAAGCACCGCAGGCTCATCATGGCAGGTCTGATGTTGGGAATGCTGGCCGCATGTTTGGATGGGACCATCGTCGCCACCAGCGGCCCGAACATCGCTGCTCATCTTGGCGGCCTGGGTCTTTTTAGCTGGATGTTCACCGCCTATTTACTGTGCGAGACCATAGCCATCCCCATCGCTGGTAAACTGTCCGATCTGTATGGGAGGAAGCCATTCTTCCTGATCGGGCTAAGCCTGTTCCTTGCCGGTTCCGTCGGTGCGGGTTTCTCCTCATCCATGGAGATGCTCATCATCTTCCGTGCCATACAGGGATTGGGAGCAGGCATCCTGATGCCAGTGGCCACAGCCGCCATCGCCGATCTATACTCACCAATAGAGCGGGGAAAGATGCAGGGGGTCATGGGGGCGATCTTCGGGCTGGGTACGGCTGCAGGACCAATCCTCGGTGGGCTCATAACGGACTATATCAGCTGGAACTGGGTGTTCTTCATCAATGTCCCGATCGTGGCACTTTCGCTGTTCATGATCGCGAGGCAGTTCCCGTCGGTCGAGGTCGTCAATAAGAAGAGGATCGACTTCCTCGGCATGTCCGTCCTTGGCCTGTTCCTGTTGGACCTGCTGTTGTTCTTCACCTGGGCGGGAAGTGAGTTCGATTGGGTCAGCTACGAATCCGGATCGATGGTCCTGGCAGCGGCCGTGCTGCTCGGAACATTCATCTTCCTGGAATTCAGGGCAGAGGACCCGGTCATCGCACCGCGTCTGTTCAAGAACAGGACGTTCGTCTGCGGCTCCTTCGCCATGTTGATCTTCGGTCTCGGCATGACCGGGGCGATGGCCTACCTGTCGATGTTCAGCATCTACATCTTCGGACTATCGTCCAAAGAGGCAGGCTACCTTTTGATCGCCATGGTCGCCGGCCTAATAATCACAGCCACATTGAGCGGCAAGTTCGTCCAAAGGACCGGTTACAGGCCATGGGTCATCACTGGCCCGATAATTTCATGCGCCTCGATGGCGATGATGTCCACATTGGGACTCGGAGATAGTGTGTGGCTCTTCGTGGCCTACATATTCCTTCTTGGCGTTGGCCTCGGTTGCGTCATGGCGGTGATAATGGTCGCGGTCCAGAACAGTGCAAGGACGGACGAGATGGGGATGACCACATCCGGTGTCAACCTATTCCGTGCCATAGGAAGCACCGTGGCAACGGCTGTTTTCGCATCGCTCATCAACCTGCACATCGACGACGCGCTGAAAGGCAGTCTTGCGACAGAGGTCTATAACGCCGTGCCGCACAATACTGATATCCTTGCATACCTAACGGTCATGCCACAGTATTCCTCGCAGATATTGACGGCATTCGCGGACAGCGTTGATTTCGCCTTCCTGATCGGAGGCGTGATCCTATTGATGATGGTCCTGGTGGCACCGTTCTTGAAAGGAAACATTGTGAACGCAGAGGAGCCGCAGGTTCAGACGGCAAAGGAGCCTAAAGATGTATAA